A genomic segment from Diospyros lotus cultivar Yz01 chromosome 5, ASM1463336v1, whole genome shotgun sequence encodes:
- the LOC127802134 gene encoding agamous-like MADS-box protein AGL61: protein MEKESSQQVAFFKHHLSLFKKASELSILCGAQVAVIVFLPGNKAFSFGNPSVNAVVNQFLTQNRSLEKKNDLIIEAQQNATMMELSQQLNHVENMLEVERQRGQALDQMRIASQGEFWWEQPIDKMNMEQLEQMKTNLEDLKHRAIKQVEKLTQEQAASHFNTFMAGSSSLGNGGNVTSFLVGGANDDPSSLVTGRDFSGAPCDVKASTSAPSIVP, encoded by the exons ATGGAGAAAGAGAGCAGCCAACAAGTCGCCTTCTTTAAGCATCATTTAAGCCTTTTCAAGAAAGCTAGCGAGCTTTCCATTCTATGTGGAGCTCAGGTGGCGGTGATCGTTTTCTTGCCGGGAAACAAGGCCTTCTCATTTGGCAACCCAAGCGTGAACGCCGTTGTTAACCAATTCCTAACTCAAAATCGGTCCTTGGAAAAGAAGAATGACCTGATCATCGAGGCTCAACAGAACGCCACCATGATGGAGCTGAGCCAGCAGTTGAACCATGTGGAAAACATGCTTGAG GTCGAGAGGCAGCGGGGCCAAGCGTTGGACCAGATGAGGATTGCTAGTCAAGGAGAATTTTGGTGGGAGCAACCGATCGATAAGATGAACATGGAGCAACTAGAGCAGATGAAGACAAACTTGGAGGATCTGAAGCACAGGGCCATCAAGCAGGTGGAAAAGCTAACACAAGAGCAAGCTGCTAGTCATTTCAATACTTTCATGGCAGGGTCAAGCTCTCTGGGCAATGGTGGCAACGTGACATCGTTTCTTGTAGGCGGAGCCAATGATGATCCTTCATCGCTTGTTACTGGGCGTGATTTTTCTGGTGCTCCATGTGATGTCAAGGCTTCAACCTCTGCTCCTTCAATTGTTCCTTGA